The Quercus lobata isolate SW786 chromosome 9, ValleyOak3.0 Primary Assembly, whole genome shotgun sequence region tgtttgaaagttttaatttttacttcaCTAAAACTTGTCAAGCACATCCCATAGGAAGAGTCAATTATAATCAAACTTAAACTTTCTCCTTTAGAAGAAATCTCAGACACCAACTCTCTCTAGAAGTCATTTGCCATTGAGTGAAAATAACTCACAGATACAGGTGGCTCAAGAAGTCTTTTGCCATTGAGTGAAAATTACTCACAAATATAACTATTTTCTAGGTTGGTCTACACATAAGAACTTCTCAGACATAAACTGGGCCTTACAGCCCATTATAGAAGATATAAAGCCCATGCTGAAAAGTTTTTTGTGTTgggattttctttttgtgccTCGGTGTATAAAATTTCATTGCTCTCAATCTTGTCATGGGCCTCTTTTTGTAAGGTTGGTGGGAAGTGGTCACTTCTTGGATTAATTTGAGCTACGAGTTTCCTAATATTCCTATGCTTGAATAACGAAGAATTTGATTAACTTTTCTTCCATGGTATATGACCCATTGTATTTTTCATTGTGTTATAGTAGTgagatatttaatttaattgaacGTGTTGAACTTTTTACTAAGCTATTTAATTTAACGTATAGGACCTCAAGTTGTATTTTTAATTGATGTTGTGAGAAAGCAACAAAGAAAGATAGGGTGATTGCCTATCTCTAGTCTTTAAAGAATCTTTCTACTTTAATAAAGACAATCTCCCAAGAGTTTTTAGACTCTACCGTTAAGGGTGATTGCTTATCTATTCctgtattttagtttttaatatatattgtagtttatcaaaagaagaagaagaagaagggatgACATGACACAACTTGCAAAgagtcattttcaagttttgtgaATAGAAGCTATTTTCCAAGTTGGTCCACACCAAACTTGTTCATATTCTTGGTGAGCCTCTTATCATCCATTAAGCTTTTTACCCTACAGTTAATAAATTCACAAAAAGCTTGTAacataattgatatttttttgtgtttccaataaaaatgtctttatattttcatagtTGAGTTGAAGGATTTGAATTataaacattttcattaaaaactttaaaacacCAAGTAGTATAAATTGAGTTACATAACTCTTGAACCctattatcaaattttcaaaagaaataaacagttaataaatttatgaattcCAATTGACTCAATcgtaaaaaaatagtaataataataattttaaaaaaattttgaaattaaaaaaaaaaaaaaaatcattctcaaATAAGAGACTTAAATTCAAATCCTACTTACACGAAAACAAattggtgtttttttattttttatttttttttatgaacttgtAGTATCCATCATTGAGACTATGAAAAAAGATAAGGACGCTTCATTTATTCAATAATGATAACATTGTTTCAAGGAAAACTAAGAGCTTGAAATTCCAcaaggaggaaaaaaagaatagagaaaaaaaaagagttggtATGAAATTGATTGAACACGACAAGATGGCCAAAATGTTCCTCTTTACTTTACATACTTTAAATTATCATGGACTCCATAAAGTTATAGTCAATGCAATGCACATAATGGGATTTAGTGACATTTTAAGTTATAGTGTGTTTGTGGTTCTAGTCCATAGcgaattttttcttatatagcAGAGCTACAGTTGATAGAGTAGCAGTATCTATTCAACTCTCTAAGCTACTTGTAGTTTATGATTGAAGTAGCTAAACGACATGTGTTTTACTTAAGCTTATAATGTGGAGTTGGTTAGCACACGTGTAATAGTCAGTTAGTTCTTTTCCTATTATCCTGCTCTCCTCTAGTTCTGTATATAAACTCAGAGGCTATGTATTTTACATTCAGTTTTTGATATACAATTGCATATATTATAGAGATTCTCCCTCAAAGCTTTCTAATGTGTGATTCTTAATAATATcgataattatattaaaaataatgtaaCTTTGAGGCATGTTAAAAACTATTtcttagaaattaaaattgataattgtCCCACTCAAAAGAGTTTgttattcaaaaatatatatatatatatatatatattttcttaagcAAACTTGTTGATTGAGTGCTAGACGAATTTCAAGGAATTGTTTTGTGTAACTGAAACCCAAATTTTGTTGTCTCACTCATAATTTCACCTAACACAATGAATCTTGCTCAATCGAGATTCCTTTTGCAGCACTTGTACTCTTTCTTCTAAACTTGAACTTCAATGACTCAATGCAATTacaatttaaatgaaattaaaatacatGGAAACTTGCAATTACAGTAAAACGTTTTTGATTTTCGACTTGGAATTTGCTAACATTACAAATGGTTGAATGTAAGAAGAACTATTGCCAAGATTACAATTAGTTGAATGTCGTAATAGATGAAGTTAACTGTGAGAATTTCTTCCATAGGGTTAAGGTGAAGAGCTTGGAAGAAGAACTAGTTGATGAATGTAATGCCAAATTGAAAAAAGTATCCAGTGCCAAGATTGAAGCCAAATTAGGTGTCTAAATAGCAAATTTTCAATTGGTATGGAGGTTCATTATTTCAAAGATTAATATGGAGGCATCTCCTATAACGTGAATTTttaattggtattagagcataGGTTTACTGTTGTAGGATTAATATGGAGGCATCTCCTCTAAAAAAACGATTTTTGgtacaagttttattattatttcttattaGATTTCATTACCTAAATACATCCCattttattcctttcttttttattcttttatgatttacTCATTCCATTTTTACGTAttttaaaactcccaaaacaaAGTGTTAATGGAtttttgtgaatttgtgatGCAAGTGTAGCTTCATGGAATTTAGCTACTAAACAGAGACACCGCTTGTGTCCTGTTTTTGTGTGCATAACACGTAAGCTAAACCAAGTGAAAAGCTGCCACATATTTATAAAAAGACTTCCATGAAAATTCTATAAACCATAATTGTGTTTCATTTTGGTTGGTGACAGTGGGCCATGTTAATCCGTGAGTGCCCCCTTAATTTGACAAGTTCATAGAAGTTtcattattatttctctttgaATTCTATATTATAATGTAGAGAAGGTTTTGACAAAAGAAATAGTACTGCATCAAAATAATGGAGTAATTCTCGGTTTAAGAGGTAAAGCAAAACAATGAATCTCCATCACAtgattacattaaaaaaatacaaatagaaTTCCAAATGTGAAAACAAGAAAGATAAGAATGACACTACTGCTTGGAAAAGTCGTATCTGTTGACTCTAGGCTTCAATGATATGAGGTGCATGGAAAATCACACAAATATCAGTAAGACTTTTTAACGCATTTTTAGGGGAATAGTACAATGCCACTTTATCATAAAAATAGAGCTTTCCGAATAGTCAACAAATTCATGTTCAAAAAGAGTTGGTATGAAATTAAATGAACATTATAAAGTGGccagtatttatttttttactcaacaAATAATCATTTTTCCCTATGTGGACTCTAGTCATTTCTAATCAATCAGTCTTTTGTGCAAATTAATTATTGGATACATGGTTGCTtttaagatagaattttttctttttattattgcCGTCACTAAAGACCATTTCTTCTTTAATAAACTTCTCACCATCTTCGCAGTTGGACATAAGATTAAAAGGCCAGTTTACACGGATCATTTGTCCTGCTTTTAGTTACGCGTTTTCCTACCATTTTGCTTTGGTTATTTATGCGAATGAGATGCCAGATTTTATATCTTGTTTTTGAACATTTACTAGTCATGGTCAAATAGAACATAAATCTTCTTTCTTATACTTATCTTCTTTGAAATCCAAATATTGCAATTTGACATTAATTAGTACTCTAAGTTGCTGCAATCTAAGGCGACATGGATAGAGCGAGAAATCTTAGTATGAACCATTTAGACACAAAATACGAACTAATAGACTATAAACATAGAATCAACACAAAATATTGTGTAAAACTTAGTTGAATTGTAAAAATCAACCCTTGAAGTCATGGTAAATGATCAAAATCAACTCCTGGACATTGATGAAAAATCCAGTTTGGTCCATTTCGTGCTCTGGAACAGAAATCTTTTGACCGTTAGTTATTTTTACCTTATAAAGGGGTGGTGATCttcaataaagataaaacaCTTGTTTTGAGGTTTGCAAAGACTGTcgaaatttcattttcaatggTGTATGTTTCAAAGGTCATCAATAGTCATCCAGactcttaaaaatagttttttttagagagtttttcATATGCTTTTCATACATTTTGACCCATGAAAAgaacctcattttttttttctttttttttcttttttttgtagtggatGATGCACATCAACGTGGGCACTTTGTGAAGGTGACATGTGTTGTTCAACATGCGGTTTGAGTAGGCTTCTTCCAATAGCAATTCTTCAAtctctttttaacaaaatttaattcattttacatcaaataattacattaagaatttaatttaattacaagcaaatttcaTGGAATGAGCAAAGAGTCCTCTAGCAtccaccaaaaaagaaacaatatacactctttgaaatttttttatagtaaatagTATGAATGCCTAAAGGCTGCAACCGCTAATTTATATCGGAAATCATCAAGTCCTAATGCAACTAGGATACGTCATTCACAAAATTAGgctaaaaataagaaattttgcCCCAAAAACATTTTTCTAAAACAAATCATGATTTATACCATTCCACATAAGGGCTCAATTTAACTAAAATACTCTTAAAAATTCTctaaaataaggaaataaagcCTTATTcgaaaaagttgtgaaaattataataataaaatttaaaattttaattaaaaaaaaaaaaaccttttattcTTTCCTACCTCAACAAGAAATGAAGAGATTGTTTATAAGCATTATCTTCCTCATACatcatataaaaaattctaagtacCTACATTGACCACAAGATTAATAATTTCAATTCTCAAgtacaacatgattgcaacttTTATGATTGTCGAGGACTCCTACATTATATACTTACTCTGATTCTAGGATGACTTCTAACTCTTGGTTTAGACGCCTTGCAGGCATACTTATATTGATTATTGTAGGGTTTGTAGATGCAAATGGATTTGGAGGCATGGTGAACTTATCTCCTTCTCCCTCCAACATTTGGACCACAACTTTCATAGAAGGACGATCCACTGGGTGCCACTGGATGCACCAGAGTCCCACAATTGCAAGTTTCTTTGCAATTTTGGAATCTCCATTATCCTCAACATAGGCTCGTAGGTCTTCTTTTTGCTCTAACAAATTGTAGACCCATTCCGGGAAATATATTTGGCTAGTGTTCTCCACGGTTACATCAACATTTTTCCTACCTCCAACCATTTCAAGCAACAATATTCCAAAACTGTAAACATCTGATTTGTAAGACACGCTCCCAAAGTTCCTAGAGAACACTTCAGGTGCAATGTAACCCATGGTCCCCCTAGCTGTGGTCATGGACACTGCACTTTGATCCTTTGCACACAACTTGGCCAAGCCAAAATCAGAaatttttggattgaaattttGGTCTAGCAAAATATTATGAGGTTTAATATCAAAATGGAGGATTCGTTGATCACATCCTTGGTGAAGATATTCAATTCCTTTTGCTATGCCAAGAGCAATGTCTTGTAACTTTTCCCAACCAAGGAAACGTTTAGAATCTACTGAGGAAATGAACTTCTCTAGTGAATCATTTGGTAAGAACTCATAAACTAGAGCTCTTCTAAATCCATCAGCACAGAAGCCAACCAAGCGAACCACATTAACATGGTGGATTCTACCCATTGTTCCCACTTCATTTATGAATTCTTCTCCATTGCCCTTGGAACTGTTCAGGATCTTCACAGCTACATGGATTTCATTCGAAAACTTTCCTTTGAACACTGTTCCATAGGCTCCTTGCCCTAACTTCTCAGTAAATTGATTTGTAATTCTTTTAACATCGTTATATGAGTACCTTGTGGGCTTGAAATCTTTGTAATCCTCCAAAAACTTTTCAATCCtagcttgattttctttttctactttgtCATAGCGATAGACACGGTAGAGTGCATAGACTACTAGTACCAAAAGAAATGAACCCAAGATGGAACCTACATGTTAAATATTCATgagtcaagaaaaaaaaaaggtaatttatTCTGAATTTTCAAATGGCCAACAGACAACTCACCAGTGGTCactatttttcttgatttgcctgTCAAATATTTTAACATGATCAGCTTCTAATTACACTAATCAATAAACAAATGATAATTGTGTAAAAGTTTATCACTATTAGCCGAACAATATTAAGGCAATTCATGTGTGCATAAACATGATAGTCCCTTCTCTTACATAAATAGTGGATTCTACTATGACTTTAATTAGTAGAATAAGTTATTATGTGATGAGGAAGTATCAAGTCATTGTACTCCTAAGatgttgaataattaatcttattAGCAAGGTAGTGTTGTattcaaaaattgtgttcttTTTTAATGTGATAAGCAATGAGTTTTCCTCAATTAATCAATTACCACACTTGTGCTAAACTTTTtaggtaaattttatattgataTTGCGAGGTTTAGTTTCAATTAATGAGCTACGTGCCTATTCAAGGGCTTTTGACACATTCATAATTATTTAGTAGTATAAAAGTACAATTTAAACTCCCTTCTATCATGTAATAATAAGTcgtattaattaaatttataataaattccATAATTTATGTAAAAGAACGAAACACTAGCTTGATTTATGCTCTACTCTAACactacctaataatttttctaataatttttcttctgaCACAAGCCCACTTCTGAAATAATGTTGTTTTGAAGGGAAGGAAAAATATTACTTCTAGAATGAATACGGACACTACAAGCCTAGTTATAAAATAATGTTCCTtcggttgaa contains the following coding sequences:
- the LOC115960195 gene encoding rust resistance kinase Lr10-like, with protein sequence MDMSPRIVIPTFLLFVLFIGEGHNGCSELQCGNGPRIRFPFRLKDRQPDQHCGYPGFDLYCSHNNDTVLELASSVKAFVNSIDYESQFIKLTVSDNCFPWKIPGLHLSSPPFQFKNSLSNYSLFNCTPDTDTYYLIPCLSSSRHPVYAIPSDKDINDLLILSCTKMYSVPSVPDDIWDSSLELTWSEPAKCGRCERQGQKCRFENNSTDLKTECFGPYMHKGSILGSFLLVLVVYALYRVYRYDKVEKENQARIEKFLEDYKDFKPTRYSYNDVKRITNQFTEKLGQGAYGTVFKGKFSNEIHVAVKILNSSKGNGEEFINEVGTMGRIHHVNVVRLVGFCADGFRRALVYEFLPNDSLEKFISSVDSKRFLGWEKLQDIALGIAKGIEYLHQGCDQRILHFDIKPHNILLDQNFNPKISDFGLAKLCAKDQSAVSMTTARGTMGYIAPEVFSRNFGSVSYKSDVYSFGILLLEMVGGRKNVDVTVENTSQIYFPEWVYNLLEQKEDLRAYVEDNGDSKIAKKLAIVGLWCIQWHPVDRPSMKVVVQMLEGEGDKFTMPPNPFASTNPTIINISMPARRLNQELEVILESE